The genomic stretch AACTCCTATGCCATTGCCAAAAACAAGGAAATAGAAACGTTACAGCGCAATGCGGCTTTTAGGAGGGAATTTGTAGCGGACATTTCCCATGAACTGAAAACCCCCATTTTTGCTGCACAGGGATATGTGCACACGCTACTGGATGGCGCTGTAGAAGATGTCAATGTACGGGACAAATTCCTGAAACGAGCTGCCAAAAGCCTCAACAACCTGGACAATCTGGTCAAAGACCTGCTTACCCTAAACCAAATGGAAAGCGGCGTGGTCAAATTCAATTATGAGGTTTTTGACATGATTCCGCTAATCGGAGAAGTGTTGGAACAGCTGGAAAATAAAGCGGAGAAAAGGCATATCAACCTTCGCTTCAAATACAACCCTGAAAAATCCTACATTACCAAAGCGGATAAGGATAAAATTTATCGCGTCTGCCAAAACCTCATTTCCAACGCCATCAAATACAATCATGAAGGCGGGGAGGCGCTTGTCCATCTAAAATCCACCAAGAATCACATCAAAATAGACATCAAAGACAATGGACTAGGCATTCCTCCTGAGGACATCAAGCGTATTTTTGAACGCTTTTACAGGGTGGACAAGAGCCGTTCTCGGGAAATGGGCGGCACTGGGCTTGGACTAGCGATCGTAAAACACGTCCTGGAAGGTCACAAGAGCAAAATCGCGGTAACCTCCACTGTGGGCAAGGGATCCAATTTCAGTTTTACCCTTCCATCTGAAAAGAAAGCACTGACTGAAAAGGAGTAGATACTTCTCCTAAATCCTCGTCAGCGCCTCGTCCGGTGGGCAACCAAACATTATTTTGACAATCATTTTTTCCGTCCACTTATTTTAACTAATTTTGCACCTTAAATTTGAAAGGTGTAAGCCAGGCTGTATGAAGAAGTTAGATTTCGAAGATCTTATTCTGTTTCAAAATGATGACTATATTGTCATCAACAAGCCTCCATACTTATCGACCTTAGACGATAGGCATGAAAGACAAAACATCCTTCACTTGGCCAAAGATTACATTTCAGATGCCCAAATGTGTCACCGATTGGACAAGGAAACTTCAGGATGTTTGGTTATTGCAAAAAATCCGGATGCATACCGTAATATTGCGATCCAATTTGAACACAGAAAAGTCGAAAAAATCTACCACGCCGTGGCAGAGGGGATCCATGAATACGACCATAAACTCGTAGACAGGAACTTGGCAGCGACCAATAAAGGTATCGCCAAGATCAGCATCAAGGGAAAACCCGCCACGACCTATTTCACCACGCTGAAAACCTACGCCATGCATTCATTGATCGAATGCAAGCCGGTTTCGGGAAGACTGCACCAAATCAGGGTTCACCTGTCGTATTTGGGAGCACCTATCTGTGGCGATGAAATGTACGGCGGTAAGCCGCTATACCTTTCAGCACTTAAAAGAAAATTTAACCTGAAGAAGGGAACAGAAGAATTTCCGATCATGCAACGTGTTTCACTGCATGCTTATTCCATCTCCTTTGAGGGAATGGACGGCCAGCCCATTGAGGTGACCGCCCCTTACCCCAAGGATTTTGCGGTATTGATAAAACAGTTGGAAAAGAAGTAGCCGACAGGCCGTGACATTTCATACTGACAATTACCGATTAAGCATCTTCGCGACAAATTAGGATAGAAAAAACCGCTATCCACGTGAAAATTAGGCAGTAAACGTAAAGATATTTTGCATATAATCGGAATTCCTTCTATCTTTGTGTCCCTTTTTGAGGGCGAAATGTATTTAACAAGCTAATAATTAAACATTTACACAGTGGATACTTTAAGCTATAAAACCGTATCAGCAAACAGTGCTACCGTACAAAAAGACTGGGTGATAGTGGATGCCTCAGCAATGGTACTTGGTAGATTTGCAAGTGAGGTAGCGAAAATCTTAAGAGGAAAAAACAAGCCTAGCTTCACTCCTCACGTTGACTGCGGCGACAATGTAATTGTCATCAACGCAGACAAAATCCGATTGACTGGTAAGAAGTGGGACGATAAGGTATACGTTCGTCACACAGGCTACCCAGGTGGTC from Echinicola soli encodes the following:
- the rplM gene encoding 50S ribosomal protein L13, producing MDTLSYKTVSANSATVQKDWVIVDASAMVLGRFASEVAKILRGKNKPSFTPHVDCGDNVIVINADKIRLTGKKWDDKVYVRHTGYPGGQRISTPRILKSKSSAILVEKAVRGMLPKNRLGRKLYTNLYVYEGTEHPHEAQQPKAVKL
- a CDS encoding RluA family pseudouridine synthase, which encodes MKKLDFEDLILFQNDDYIVINKPPYLSTLDDRHERQNILHLAKDYISDAQMCHRLDKETSGCLVIAKNPDAYRNIAIQFEHRKVEKIYHAVAEGIHEYDHKLVDRNLAATNKGIAKISIKGKPATTYFTTLKTYAMHSLIECKPVSGRLHQIRVHLSYLGAPICGDEMYGGKPLYLSALKRKFNLKKGTEEFPIMQRVSLHAYSISFEGMDGQPIEVTAPYPKDFAVLIKQLEKK
- a CDS encoding sensor histidine kinase — encoded protein: MLTTSRGISLVLAFAISALTVAFLSLLDDATPMLLTVAWGLTIAISYLLINLTLEFLIFKEISNIYSALEKIQKKDLSGIADKPRKTSISPLRKINNTINSYAIAKNKEIETLQRNAAFRREFVADISHELKTPIFAAQGYVHTLLDGAVEDVNVRDKFLKRAAKSLNNLDNLVKDLLTLNQMESGVVKFNYEVFDMIPLIGEVLEQLENKAEKRHINLRFKYNPEKSYITKADKDKIYRVCQNLISNAIKYNHEGGEALVHLKSTKNHIKIDIKDNGLGIPPEDIKRIFERFYRVDKSRSREMGGTGLGLAIVKHVLEGHKSKIAVTSTVGKGSNFSFTLPSEKKALTEKE